ACCCACTTTCCCTGCCCAACTGGCTGTTACTCCTCACTCTCTGATATAGGAGTTCACTATAGAATGTGTTCAAGAATGTCAGGTTTTTAGGTAGTGACCGATTTGTCATCACTGCTAACATGTTATGCATATTTGAAGTGGAACAGCACAAGTTCAAGTTTTAGATCTTAAAGATCAGGATCATTTTGTGGAGAAATAGTTATTAAAAagccatttaaaaataaaaactctcAATTACAAATAGAAGGCTGATATGAACAGAAAATGTCTGTCAAAAAACAAATGGATGCTTGTTAGATCTTTACCATTATAGATATGAAGCCATATAAAACACTCCAAAGTCCCGATCTTTCTCTTAACTTTATCAATTCATCTTCACCCGCAAACATGCAACAGGGTGCCATCTCTCTTGAAAAATAAAAACCAGGTACAGCCAGTCAAGAgattacaaaaatatatttacactTCTCAGCATATTACAAATAATGCCACTGACAGAATGGTAAAGAAACAAAGTACAGTTGTCATTCTTTCCCTGTGATTACTCTCATATTGGTCGCAGTTCAGCGTTTCATAGCAATGCCAACATTCTCAGTTAGTGGTGATGACGTTTAACAACTGTATGAGGACAAATCCTGGGGAGATGCTGATTTTTAAACAACTCAAGTAATCGAATAGCCAGAGACCCACTTTTTGTAGATCAATGTGAATTTTGTGCATGACCGAATAAAACAGGTGTTGACCCTCAAGGCACTAGACCCAAAATGCAATCCTCATCCGGAACCATGCCAAGCTAACATTCTACCTGGAAACTCTACTTAGATGTGAATTTATTGAAAATATTTGGGAAACCTGAAAAGTTATGAGGTCTCACTAGTAGAACCCATCAGGTGGTGAAAATGCCATAAATCAAAAAGTTATTTCCAATGAACCTACCCttttacatgtacagttgaagtctgaagtttacatacacttaggttggagacattaaaactcgtttttcaaccactccacaaatgtattgttgacaaactataattttgacaagtcggttaggacatctactttgcgcatgacataagtaatttttccaacaattgtttacagacagacgaTTTCACTTATCACactatcataattccagtgggtcagaagtttacgtacactaagttgactgtgcctttaaacagcttggaaaatttcagaaaattatgtcatggctttagaagcttctaataggctaattgacataatttgagtcaattggaggtgtacctgtggattatttcaaggactaccttcacactcagtgcctctttgcttgatatgggaaaatgggaaaatcaaaataaatcagccaagacctaagaaaaaaattgtagacctccacaagtctggttcatccttgggagcaatttccaaatgcctgaagataccacgttcatctgtacaaacaatagtacgcaagtataaacaccatgggaccacgcagctgtcatacctctcaggaaggagacgcgttctgtctcctagagatgaacgtgcgaaaagtacaaatcaatcccagaacagcagcaaaggaccttgtgaagacgctggaagaaacaggtacaaaagtatctatatcccctgtaaaaatgagtcctatatcgacataacctgaaaggctgctcagcaaggaagaagccactgctccaaaaccgccatagaaaagacagtctacggtttgcaactgcacatggggacaaagatcatactttttggagaattgtcctctggtctgatgaaaaataaaaataaaaatagaactgtttggccataatgaccattgttatgtttggaggaaaaagggggaggcttgcaagccaaagaacaccatcccaactgtgaagcacaggggtggcagcatcatgttgtgggggtgctttgctgcaggagggtctggtgcacttcataaaatagatggcatcatcaggcaggaaaattatgtggatatattgaagcaacatcaagacatcagtcaggaagttaaagctttgtcgcaaatgggtcttccaaatggacaatgaccccaagaaaacttccaaaattgtggcaaaatggcttaaggacaacaaagtcaaggtattggagtggctatcacaaagccctgacctcaatcctatagaaaagttgcgggcagaactgaaaaagcatgtgcgagcaaggaggcctagaaacctgactcagttgcaccagctttgtcaggtggaatgggccaaaattcacccaacttattgtgggaaacttgtggaaggctacccgaaacgtttgacccaagttaaataatttaaaggcaatgttaccaaatactaattgagagtatgtaaacgtctgacccactgggaatgtgatgaaaaaaattaaagctgaaataaatcactattattctgacatttcacattcttaaaataaagtggtgatcctaaatgacctaagacagggatttttacttttaaaatgttagaaattgtgaaaaactgagttgaaatgtatttggctaaggtgtacataaacttctgacttcaactgtaacttcTCATTTTGGCATTGTGGATATAAGCATCAAAATTAAACCAAGTCATTTTTTAGTATGTTCAGATTAACATCTCTTTTCTACTCAGAGATCTTGTCAAAAACTACCTTGAGTGGGCAATTTTAGCAAGTGACCTTTTGACCTGAAATTAAACCTCTCTGTAATTGGCTTAGGGAAGATAGCATGTATGTCTCCATGGTGACCATGTCTGAGACCCTCCAGATACAACAGTCTTTTAAAACAAAACtaaacagacaggccagacaaaACAAAATGTCTACTGTCCATGTTTTTCTTGCGCCGTTCCCGTCACCAGGAGCAAGTTACAGGCCATGAACTGGACGTTGAGCACGTTGCTGGTGTTTCCCGTGTAGAGCCCCACCAGCTCGCTGGACGAGCTATCCGCGTGGGTCGTCCCATGGGAGTTTCGGATGTCCCACACCCTGACTGAGTTATCCATGGAAGAGGAGGCCACCAGGCTGCTGTCGGGGCTGAACGACaggctggtgacactgtctgtgtgacCCCTCAGGTCCTTGACCAGAGCGCCTGAGGCCAGGTCCCACAGCTTCACCCGCTGGTCCTCGCCCGCCGACGCCAGGTACTTCCCATTGGGCGCGAAGGCTACAGACAACACAGGGCCGCGGTGGCCTGTGAACAGGCGCACTGACGCCCCCTGCTGGGTACTCCAGAGGCGGACAGTTTTATCCGTGGAGCCTGTGGCTAGGTAGTTTGAGTTCGGGTGGAACTTGACACAGTCCACATCTGCTAGGTGGCCGGCGTAGAGCCTCAGGGGGTATGTCCTGGAGAAGGTCCAGAGGCGGGCAGTGCGGTCGTGGGAGCCGCTGGAAAAGTAGAGGCTGCAGGGGCTGACGTCCACGTCCCAGACGGGGTAGGCGTGGCCCTGGTAGAGGGCCGTGTTGGTGAAGCTGCCTAGGTCCCAGTAGCGAATGGACGTGTCCTCCGAGCAGGACAGCAGGCCTGAGCTGTCTGTCAGGAAGGCCGTGCGGAACACCGGACCGCTGTGGCCACGCAGGGTCTTGATCTCGCTGCCCGAGCCGTCCTCTTCATCTGCCTGAATACAGAGGGGGAAAAGCGCATTGACATtttcagaggaaacaccattgtACTGCCTAGATATGTGAACATTTCCCATAATTGTCAGCAGGGATACCAACATCTTAAAATATACTATTTCTGTAAAAATCCTAACCAAAGAAaatcctctcacctcctcttccAGCACGTCGCATGCTAAGCGGATGTGTGATACGTCGGCCCGGTGTGGCCTGGCCTTCAGTTTCCTGGCCCTAAGGCTCCATAGCTTGACGGCCGAACTGTCGAACCCGGCGGCCAGCAGCTTGCTGTCGGCCGACACCTCTGCCGCGTTCAGCAGCTGCTCCGTGTGCTGGAAGGCGTAGAAGCACACGGTGGTGAGTGATGGTGGCCCCTCACGCACCTTCTTAATGCAGTCCTGCAGTGCCTCCAGGGCCACCTCGCTCTGCGGGATCCCTGTGGGGACCTCCACCCCCGCCGCCTCCCCTCGCTCAGGGCCATCCGATCCCGACCACGAGGAGGTAGAGTTGGGGGCCGTGGTGGCGGCCCCGGCGGCTCCCGCTCCCGTCGTCCCATACAGCTGGTAGTCGGTGCGTGGTGAGGAGGTGACCTCTACCTGGACGTGGGTGCTGAGGGCCCTACAGAGGGTACTGTTGTCTTCACTCTGCAGATAGCGTAACAAGTAACTGTAGGCCGGCTCCGTCAGGTTTACCACGTACTTGTGGTCAAGGAAGGCCAGGAGCTTAGGGTTGGCGTTGACATCCTGCTGGGTGAGGACGTGGCGAAGCTGCTCCACGGTGGAGCGCTGCTCGGCGTCCCCCAGGAAGAGGCCGTGGAAGCGGCTGTAGAAGCCATCCACCGCCCCCTTCAAGCTGCAGCGCACCATGTCCAGGTGGAGATAAACAAAGAGCGGGTACAGGACGCAGCTCACCTCCTGGCCCCATGGCAATGCCGCTTCTGGACCGGAGAAAATAAACAAAGAGTAAGGCCACGATCTTATGCCCACAGTAACTAGCATAGCATTTACAATATATTGCTTCATACTAAGTGGTAAGCTAGTATAATGTTGCAAAGCAGCGTACATATCATCAGTCTCTACACAATTGTGAAGTACCTGAGAGAAAATTGCGTAGTCTGGAAAATTGGGTCTCGTACTGTTGAGGGTCAGCTTGACAAGGGGCAGCAGAGACAATGTTTGCACACCCCGACTCTGCCTGCACTGCtcaaagaaagagagacaattaATAAGATTAGATATACGAGTAATCACCATGAGTAATCACCTGTTAATACTCATCCTAAACTGAAAGATGATGCTTGAGCTTCTCAATAAGTAAGATTTGCTGAATCATGTCTGCAAAAATAGTTGGCATCATTCACCCATTCAATCTGTGATACTAGTTTCACTTGATTTGGTCACTGATCTTTGCATTTGATACCGGCCAGCTGCCAATTCAAAGCCTCACCTGTGAGGTTGGCAGCCATCTCCTCTGCGGACTGGGACAGTTTAGCCCCCTTCAGGGAACTTTCAGTATCCACATACTGCCTCCGCTTCAGGTACTGAGCTACAGTGTACTGGATCTGCTCCGTGCGTACCCGCTTCATAACCTGGGAAAACACAAAACAGTATAGCAGCCTGGACAAAAGTAAAAGGCTTTATCTGTGCATTAAGACGTTGTTTAGCTGATGTAACCTACTGCATTGCATTAACATGTTAGTTAACTCATTACAAACACTGCTAGAAACTAGATAGCTATATTTATAGCTTCCTGGGATTACATTGACCCACGAGTAATTAACTTCAGTGCTGTTGAAGAGAAAAATGGGCTGTATGACTAGCTAACACTTGCCAACGGAACCATTCAATAAAACTGCTAGCCAGTGTTAGCAAGGGTCGCCATGGAAACTTGGGAGAATGTCCGTACAAGTGAGCAACAAATGCACTGGTAAAAATACGCACCAAACAGCTTAAGCAAAGAGTATTTATTGCAGTCCTGTCATTAGCAAAATAACGTTAGCCagcagctaaagttagctaaactAGGCCCTTCGAACTTTAAGCGGGTTTAGCGAAAAACATCTCAACAACATCATGGCCACTCACTGCATATCGTGCTGATATTCTTCCTTGTCAGTTACATCTATTAAGGAAATTATATTTATGCAATGTGATTTGTTCTTATCACAAATATCCCGCTGCCTTTCGTAGCAACCCCATCATCATGTATGTCCACCCCTTCCATCAAATAGCAGCTCGCTCACATCTTGGAGTCATCGATTGATCGACTCGTCTTGCCTGAATGTGATGGCAGGAAATCTATATCGTGTTCTGTTTACTGCCAACCAATACACAACAACTAGCTACTTGCAAAAGGCAATCAATTTACAATCAGTAATAGTGTCATTTTAATTGAAGGTATTATTAATAAATGACAATGCTATTCGTAAAAAATGTATTAGTGTTCAAACAAATGTTTTCAATGGCACGATCTAGTGGACCAACTATGTACTGCGAATCTGAGTTTGTATTTCATGACGTATATTTCATGCGCCTGAAGTTTCATATTGTGCGCGCAAAATAAGAAGAGCTGTCTGGAGTTGAATGAATATTGAACATTTTGGGGCACAGCTACGATGTTTAGCCCTCGTTCTACCCCTAGTTCAGGCCGAAGGCAGTCCTCAAGAGGCACCGGTAGAAAGAGTCTCGCCGGTACACCTACAGGGCTTCTCTTTTCCCCACGTAGGACGTCGTTAGCAGCGAGGTGAGTGTCCATGCGCCATCATTGTCAACAATGTCTCTTGAGGCACAGTCACTCGTGGAGTGTTTTTTAAAAACTGCTCGCCTTCTCATTTCCAGATCAACTCCCACGCGTGTCCAGAGCTACTCAACTTCAGACGCACTCCACTTCGATGTCCAGACGTTTGGCTCTTCTCTACCTGTCAAAGTCATGGAGGCTTTGACAATGGCTGATGGTGGGTCATTGACTCTTTCCTGTCATTATCTCTCTGCGAGTTATACATACTGTAGAATGCATTGTACAGGTCATCCGGATCAATGCAGTCTGGCTGATGTTCTCTCCCACGGGTTCTGTGTTTTGTGTCCCTCAGCCGATGACCAGATCTCTGTGAAGGTGGATGAGAGTGGCTGGGCCTGGATGGTGTGTGGAGAGAGACTGATCATCTGGAAGATCTGCCAGACTGCTGTTGCAAAGGTACAGTCCATTAGGTCACACCGTAGCGAAACGCTTTGAAACGGAACACAAAATGAGCGCTCCTTATTGGGCAAGTCCAGGTAGAACCCTACCTCTTTGTGTCACTCCGTTTCAACACTGGATACACAACCCTGGTAGATAATTATGAGATATGCAACACATTGATACAGTGTGTCCTATAATTAAAAGAAAAACATGCATTGCCAATGAGTGAACTTTCTCTGTTGTGTCTCCTAGTTGTCAGTATGTAAGGGCCTCCAGCTGCCTACTAGTGAGTTTGCCTACTATGCTGATCTCGTCTCCATATCATCTCCCAGCCCTCTGGAGACTGCCAGTGTTCAGGTAATCAATGACTATCAGGAAACTAACCTATTCAACCTCCGAAAATGCAAAAAAGTTCCCACCTGTCTGCCTAATGACTTTGCTGTTACAGTAGCTTTTAAGCAGCTAGCCTGAGTGTCAGTGTCTTTCTGCTTTAGTCTACTCGTTGTCTTTGACAAGGCGTTGAACTGAAATTCCAATCGACACACCATCAGTCGTGGTTGTTTACTGTTGTGGGACTTTTTCTTGAATGCTCAGTCTATCTCTGTCATGGCGGTGGCTCCAGAGGGAACAGCCCGGTTCTGGCCCAGTTTGGCCCACGAGGGGAATTACACTGAGACTGTGGTCGACATGGGCGAAAACCTCTGCAACTTTGTTGTGGCTGTTAGGGTAAGTTGTTATGTTGTGTATGCGTTGTTCTTGTTTTGAATACAACGCTGCTCCCTCAATCACAGATAAAGATGTATAGAGCAGGTTCTCATTATTAGTGGATTGAGAATTACCAACAAATTGTGTGTAAAACGGTAgcacacattttatttttatttcacctttatttaaccaggtaggctagttgagaacaagttctcatttgcaactgcgacctggccaagataaagcatagcagtatgagcagacaacacagagttacacatggagtaaacaattaacaagtcaataacacagtagaaaacaaagggggagtctatatacaatgtgtgcaaaaggcatgaggtaggcgaataattacaattttgcagattaacactggagtgataaatgatcagatggtcatgtacaggtagagatattggtgtgcaaaagagcagaaaaataaataaataaaaacagtatggggatgaggtaggtgaaaatgggtgggctatttaccaatagactatgtacagctgcagcgatcggttagctgctcagatagcagatgtttgaagttggtgagggagataaaagtctccaacttcagcgatttttgcaattcgttccagtcacaggcagcagagtactggaacgaaaggcggccaaatgaggtgttggctttagggatgatcagtgagatacacctgctggagcgcgtgctacggatgggtgttgccatcgtgaccagtgagctgagataaggcggagctttacctagcatggacttgtagatgacctggagccagtgggtctggcgacgaatatgtagcgagggccagccgactagcgcatacaagtcgcagtggtgggtggtataagg
This genomic stretch from Oncorhynchus clarkii lewisi isolate Uvic-CL-2024 chromosome 13, UVic_Ocla_1.0, whole genome shotgun sequence harbors:
- the LOC139424581 gene encoding TAF5-like RNA polymerase II p300/CBP-associated factor-associated factor 65 kDa subunit 5L, encoding MKRVRTEQIQYTVAQYLKRRQYVDTESSLKGAKLSQSAEEMAANLTVQAESGCANIVSAAPCQADPQQYETQFSRLRNFLSEAALPWGQEVSCVLYPLFVYLHLDMVRCSLKGAVDGFYSRFHGLFLGDAEQRSTVEQLRHVLTQQDVNANPKLLAFLDHKYVVNLTEPAYSYLLRYLQSEDNSTLCRALSTHVQVEVTSSPRTDYQLYGTTGAGAAGAATTAPNSTSSWSGSDGPERGEAAGVEVPTGIPQSEVALEALQDCIKKVREGPPSLTTVCFYAFQHTEQLLNAAEVSADSKLLAAGFDSSAVKLWSLRARKLKARPHRADVSHIRLACDVLEEEADEEDGSGSEIKTLRGHSGPVFRTAFLTDSSGLLSCSEDTSIRYWDLGSFTNTALYQGHAYPVWDVDVSPCSLYFSSGSHDRTARLWTFSRTYPLRLYAGHLADVDCVKFHPNSNYLATGSTDKTVRLWSTQQGASVRLFTGHRGPVLSVAFAPNGKYLASAGEDQRVKLWDLASGALVKDLRGHTDSVTSLSFSPDSSLVASSSMDNSVRVWDIRNSHGTTHADSSSSELVGLYTGNTSNVLNVQFMACNLLLVTGTAQEKHGQ